In one window of Henckelia pumila isolate YLH828 chromosome 1, ASM3356847v2, whole genome shotgun sequence DNA:
- the LOC140890632 gene encoding inositol polyphosphate multikinase alpha-like: protein MLRIPNDQVAGHRAGDGKLGPLIDDSGFFYKPLQADGRGSNEVTFYASFSSNTKIPDYISKFFPNFHGTQLVEASDGSGMKPHLVLQDLNFGRIKPSVMDIKIGSRTWSTQAPEEYIQKCMEKDRETSSISLGFRLSGLQIYNSGESGVWKPDRKSVQSLAAGEVKLLLRKFVSSSSWDSKPDCSFAWIVYGGSSGILSQLLELKAWFEDQTMYHFCSCSILMMFEHELARNGKNPRSEIKIIDFAHVFDGEGVIDHNFLGGVCSLIKIISEILTTPEESCTSIVPTENGVTR from the coding sequence ATGCTCAGAATCCCGAACGATCAAGTTGCAGGACACCGTGCTGGTGATGGGAAACTTGGGCCTCTCATTGATGATTCAGGCTTTTTCTACAAGCCTCTCCAAGCTGATGGACGTGGATCGAATGAAGTTACTTTCTATGCTTCGTTCTCTTCGAACACCAAGATTCCGGACTATATCAGCAAGTTCTTCCCCAACTTCCATGGCACTCAGCTAGTTGAGGCATCCGATGGATCTGGAATGAAACCTCATCTTGTTTTACAAGACCTTAACTTCGGTCGGATAAAACCATCCGTAATGGACATCAAGATTGGTTCCAGAACATGGTCTACACAGGCACCAGAGGAATATATCCAAAAGTGTATGGAGAAAGACAGAGAAACTTCAAGCATTTCGCTTGGATTCCGGTTATCGGGTTTGCAAATTTACAACAGTGGAGAATCTGGTGTGTGGAAACCGGATAGGAAGTCTGTCCAGTCTCTTGCGGCAGGTGAAGTTAAGTTGCTTCTAAGAAAGTTTGTTTCTTCAAGCTCTTGGGATTCGAAACCGGATTGCTCTTTCGCTTGGATCGTTTATGGTGGTTCCTCTGGCATTCTATCGCAGCTGCTGGAGTTGAAGGCATGGTTTGAGGATCAAACCATGTATCATTTCTGTTCTTGCTCGATTCTTATGATGTTCGAACACGAGCTTGCGAGAAACGGGAAGAATCCACGATCAGAAATCAAGATCATTGATTTTGCGCATGTTTTCGATGGAGAGGGGGTTATTGATCACAACTTCTTGGGTGGAGTCTGCTCTTTGATAAAGATCATCTCTGAGATTCTTACTACTCCGGAAGAGTCATGTACTTCCATCGTCCCCACTGAAAATGGAGTGACCAGATGA